The genomic segment TGTTCTGGCGGAAAAACAGCGTATCTTCTACTGATTTGGCCATCAGCGGACCGGTTAGCTGCTGAAAGCGGGTCCGAAAGCTGTCAGCATCACCGGACACCGCCGCTGAAAGATCGCCACTGAGGATCTTGCGCAGGAAATTCAGCGCCTCCGGCGGCGGGGCGTGGGCATCCATTCTGATCCGGGCAATGACCCGTTGCAGTAAAGCATCATCCGCGGCGGTTAACCCCTGACTGGTGCCGTAGGTACGATAAACCGGGAAGGCGACCAGCAGTTCGCGCAGCGCGCAGCGCAGGGCCTCTTCATCCATGACCACGTTGTCGGCTACGGCGAGTGTCGTCGCCAGTTTTAACAAAGTGGTAAACTCGCCTTCGAAATTTCGATCCGCCATTAACAGTTTGGCATCCCGCAACTCTGCTTTCAGATCGACAGGCTCACCGACAATGCGGTCATAAACCTGACGCAGGGTCGCCATATTACTGTCATCCACCAGCACGTCAGAGAGCGCCGCAATAAATTCATAGCCGGTGGTACCGGAAATGGGCCATTCGTCGGGCAGGTGTTCGCCCTTACCGAGGATCTTCTCAACGGTGATATAGCACTCCGGCCCGGCCTGAGCGCGCAGGCGCTCCAGATAGGCTTTTGGATCGGCAAGACCATCGACATGATCGACCCGCAGTCCGTCTACGGCCCCGGAATGCACCAGCTCGAGGATCAGCCGATGGGTATCGTCAAAAACAGTGTCATCTTCAACGCGCACGCCCGCCAGCCCGGTGATTTCAAAAAAGCGGCGGTAGGAGAGATTGCTGGCAGCGTCCCGCCAGCAGGTGAGCTGATAAGGCTGCTGCTCATGCAATCTGACGATATCGTGCGGCTCACTGAGTGACAACGTCGCCTCTTCCCTTCCCTGCCAGCTTTGCGGCGTCAGGGGATAATACGTGTCAAAATAGGCTAAGGCCGGTTTATTGCTGAGCGGATCGCGTTTAACCGCGATCTCGCCCTTCGCCAGCGCCTCTTCAAAATCGTCGCCGAGGAAAGGCAGCGTCAGACGCCGCGACCAGTCAATATCAAAATGGCGCGCATAGCGGCTGTTTTCGCCATGCTCCACAACGTCGCGCCACCAGGGATTCTCCAGCGATGCCGCCATATGGTTAGGCACGATATCCAGAATAAGCCCCAGTCCGGCCTGTTTAAGCGCGCTGACCAGCCGATCAAACCCGTCACGCCCGCCAATCGCAGGATCGATTTCACAGGCGTCAGTAACGTCATAGCCGTGCGTGGAGTCTGACGTTGCGGTAAAAATCGGTGAGGCATACAGGTGGCTTATCCCAAAGCGCTGCAAATACGGGACCAGCGCGGCAGCACGATCGAAGGTCATGCCATTACGAAACTGAATACGGTATGTCGAAACTGGAATACTCACACGGTTTCTCCCTGCGCGAGACGAACAATAAGGGTGTTCTGGGCCAGTGCCTCTGCCCCATCGGGCAGGGCAAAAAGGGTTTTTCCAGGTAAATCAGGAAGCGGCTGGATGGCCTTGCCGAAATTGAAGGCGATGGACAGCGTTCCGCGCGGAAAGGTCCAGCTTACGGCCAGAAAACCCTCTGCGGTGGCAATAACGCGGCCGGCATGTCCGCCAGCCGAAGCCAGCAGCGGGACAATGTATTGATGGCGCAACGCCAGTAGCGTTTTGGTGAGCGCCAGCCAGCGCGCGCCTTCAGCACTGGTCGTCTTCTGCCAGTCGAGTTTCGAACTCATAAACGTGCTTTCTGCATTTGGATCGGGCACGGCCCCCTCTTCATGCCCGGCGTGTCCCTCAAATTCTCTGGCCCGGCCTTCGCGTACGGCCCGGGCCAGATCGCCGTGAAAATCAGTAAAAAACAGGAAGGGATGGGTTTCGCCATATTCCTCGCCCATGAACAGCAGCGGAATATGCGGGGACAGCAGCAGCGTGGCCAGCAGGATCTGCGTTTTCTCAGCTCCGGCCAGTTCAATAAGCCGCTCTCCCTGCGCGCGATTGCCTACCTGATCGTGATTCTGAATAAAATCAACAAACGCGACCGGCGGCTGACCAGCACTTTTCACCCCGCGCGGTTCACCCGAGTGGGGTGAGATCTCGCCCTGCCAGGCAAAACCTTCGGTAAGAATACGCGCAAGGTGTTTTTCAGGGGCTTCAGCGAAATCCTGGTAATAGGCGTGCGTTTCGCCGGTGGCGAGAACATGAGCGGCATTGTGAAAATCGTCGTTCCATTCGCCAGTGAAAAGCGGTGCGGAGCCGTCTTTTTCGCGCGGATGAAGGAAGATCACATTGCGGCAATCTTCGGTCGTCAGATGCACCGCGCGCTGGGGAATGTCGGCGCGGATACGTTCGGCGATCTCCAGCAGAATATGCGGTTCATTGCGATCTTCAATCTGATCGATGGCATCAAAACGCAGCCCGTCGAGGTTAAATTGCGTTAACCAGTACAGGGGGGCGTCGGCAATATAACGGCGCACGGCATCCACATCATAGGCGATGCCCGCGCCCCACGGCGTTACACGTTCTTTATCAAAGAAATCGGGGGACAGCAGCGGCAAATAATTACCTTCCGGCCCGAAGTGATTAAGCACGATATCCAGCACCACTGAAAGGCCGTGGCCGTGCGCGGCATCAATAAAGGCCCGAAAATCATCCGGCGTACCGTACGCAGAGTGCGGTGCGTAGAGCAGCACACCGTCATAGCCCCAGCCGCGATCGCCAGCAAACTGCGAGACGGGCATCACCTCAATCATGGTAATGCCAAGCGCTGCCAGACCAGCCAGTTTTGTGATTGCCGAACGGAAGGTGCCCTCTGGCGTAAAGGTGCCGATATGTAATTCGTACACCACTGTCTCCTCCCAGAGTCGGCCCGCCCACGCTTCGTGCTGCCAGCGATATTGCGTTGGATCAACCACCTGCGAAGGACCATTAACGCCCGCTGTTTGCGCCCGGGAAGCCGGGTCCGGGATAACCGTCCCGTCGCTGAGTACGAAGGCATATTCAGTACCGGGCGCGATGCCGCTGGCCTGATATTCAAACCAGCCATCGCCTACCGGGGTCATAGCGCGATCCTGGCCAGCAAGACGTAAGGCCAGCGTATCGTGGGCAGTCGCCCAGAGGCGAAATCGAACCGTATCCGGAGCGACGTACTCAGCTCCCCAACTGTCAGGAAAAGATCTGAATTCCATTCAATAGCCTCATGTGATACGCAGATGTGCGATGAACGATAACGCATCAATCATAGTTCAAATGTGGCAGGAAAGCGGGAGCGGACGGCGGGACGAATTGAGGGAATACTTTATTTAACGGAGATATTAAAAAGCGTTATAACCTCCGCTTGCGCGGAGGTTTTCTGTACACTTAATGTTTTCGATCGTTTACACCCGAAAGCGAGGCATCCAGCACCCAACCGCCAGGCATATCCGTTACCGCAAATCGGGCGGCGTAACGCTCTTTTTGACAACCTGGCGCGGTATAAGCTTTAACATCAGCGATAGCCAGATCGTAGGCTGCTACTTTATTAACATTTTCTGGCTTATCACGGCCATCGGTTAAAGCCTGCAAGAGGGCTGCAAAAGTCACCTCTTCATCTTCTTCAATCAGGCTCATTACCGCTTCACCGATAAGCAAGTCCGAAAGTATCTCTTTTTGACTTTTGCTCATGGTTTCTCCTTTACGTCAGTGACATGAGGTCATTCTGCCGTTTATTTATCGATAATTTTCTTGTCACCTCAGGTGATGGCAAACGATAAAGACAGATTATGTATTCATTAGCCGTACGTAATCAATTCAGTTTTTTTGACAAAATCTTCAGCGCCAGCTGATACGCCGGTTTTTCACGCGTTTCAGCCCCTTCTTCCCATGATAATACCAGTGTGTAGATGAGTCCTGGCGTTGCACGTGAGCCTTGTTTGAGGAGGGTCACGGCAGCAATGCCCAGGATTTCCCTGGCAGAATCATATAAAGCACGTTCATTTTCGTCCAATTTATCTCCTGTAGATTGCATAGCAAGATAACCACCTTGCACAGCGCAAAGGGGTATCCCTCCGTAGGTATTACGGAAAATAATCAGTAAAAAGGACGTGAGGATCCTGCGCTATGTAACGCTATGCAGGCGCATTGCCTGAGCGTTACGTAAACGTGGTCTCGTTGTGGCCCTTGAGGCCGATATCAGATAAAAACGGTACAGCGGACGCGGTTAGCGCATCATTAATGAAATGGCGTTAACGAAAGCGTGGGCACCGGAAACAGGCGTTGTAGCCTGTACTGTGCTTTTGGATATGTTTACTGGCATAAGACCTCCGGAAAATTCATTTGCAGCCTGTTCACTGAAGGGGCCGAAACTCTCCTGGTCAGCGCGCGTGGTCTACATTAAGCAATAAGCGGAAAATGCCTTCATACAGCAATGTTTCTGAAGGTACGACGGTCTCATTCATCAAAAACGCAATCTTCAAAAATAGTGTTTTGCGACTCACGGGCAGTCCGGCACGTAGCATTTCAATGACGATACGTCCCAGCAGTTCTTCATGCGCCGACCCCAGTCCTGGCGGGATGGCATGGCCTTTCGACACGGCACCTTCATGTGTTTTTTCCATCGCTGACCCCGCAGAAAAAAGTTAAGTACAACACTGGGGACAGTGTATATATCACCGTTACTAAAGACCAGTGAGGCGAAATAATTATTAGCCTTTTTAATCAGTAAATCCTGATGTTGATAGATTCATAATCTTTCCGCTCCATTATTATTTCATTTCAATAAGGCACCGCCTGGTGCCTGAAAAATCAGACGAGCATTAGCCTTTTAAGCCCCTTAACACTCGTCGTTACTGTCCGATGGCTACGAATTGCCTTCAGACAGTGAGTGACCCGCGGTTTGCCGGGGATCGCCCGGGTCCACAGCGTTATCACCGCAGTGCGCTCTGGGATCCTCAAGCCTTTCGAGGATACTGCGCCCCTGCGCGATTTCAGCCAAATGATCTTCGTTCGTTTCCTGCTCGGCTTGCTGATCAAGCTTTAGTATCAGAGATTCTCGTGAAATCTCTTCCTTATCGAAGATATGGCTAACCACGGTTTCGCCGATGGCGATATAACCTTTTTTATCTTCATCAGAAGTCGACACTAATAAACCTCTCCTCTAACAATGACTATTTTATTACTCCCTGCACGATTTACATTACCCGATAATGCGTCCCTGTTATTAACAGTATAATCCAACCGTAACGGCAGAAAGTAATTTAAGAACTATCCTGAAGGATAACGGTGTGCATTCCCGGCCTGCCTCGCGAAATAGAATTGTCTTCATAACTTCACTCTGCGCCTCTATTATTCACAGTGCTTAAGATGGCAGTGGTCATTATCTGCAATAAATCAATGTTTTTTAAAGCATATTATACAGGTGCTTGTTCGTATCTGTATTCCCTCAATCACCGCAGGGGAACGTCGCCTCCGGCAGGAGAATTGCCCGTGGTGATGATGGTGATATTGCTACTGGTCCCAGCGGAAGTAATGCTGATGGCTGAACGCTGCTGTTGCTGAGAATCAGTGAGCGCTTTGAATTTCTTCTCGTCCATAATGTGCCTGTCTATATTGTTAGATTAAACATATACAAACAGGAGATTACATGATTTTACTCCAGTCTTGCAGGCGGCTGTTCATTCATCAATGCTAATAGTGTCGATGTGTTTGATGTTAGCAGGAGAAATGGGACCTTCAACTTGTACCTCATCTACAGCAAGATAGTCGGTTTGTATTGCACTTTTAGCTAACTCCACGGCTTCATCCTGTGGAATCCCTAATTCCTGCACAGCCAGATCAGCAATGCCATTAATCAGCGATGTTGGGTTTTTATCCATATTCTCTCTAAATGAGAAAACTTCCTGTTTTTTAGTTTGTATTTGATAAAGGTGATATTTTTTGCTCTGGCCCTGGTGCTCTATCATATGAATAAAGTCTTTAACCTTCTCTTTTGAGGTTGACGCAAATACGGTATTTTTACCAAATACACGAACTTCACCAGGCTCATTACTATTGGTGCCAGAAAAACCAAATTTCCTAATCGTTT from the Klebsiella sp. RIT-PI-d genome contains:
- the treY gene encoding malto-oligosyltrehalose synthase: MSIPVSTYRIQFRNGMTFDRAAALVPYLQRFGISHLYASPIFTATSDSTHGYDVTDACEIDPAIGGRDGFDRLVSALKQAGLGLILDIVPNHMAASLENPWWRDVVEHGENSRYARHFDIDWSRRLTLPFLGDDFEEALAKGEIAVKRDPLSNKPALAYFDTYYPLTPQSWQGREEATLSLSEPHDIVRLHEQQPYQLTCWRDAASNLSYRRFFEITGLAGVRVEDDTVFDDTHRLILELVHSGAVDGLRVDHVDGLADPKAYLERLRAQAGPECYITVEKILGKGEHLPDEWPISGTTGYEFIAALSDVLVDDSNMATLRQVYDRIVGEPVDLKAELRDAKLLMADRNFEGEFTTLLKLATTLAVADNVVMDEEALRCALRELLVAFPVYRTYGTSQGLTAADDALLQRVIARIRMDAHAPPPEALNFLRKILSGDLSAAVSGDADSFRTRFQQLTGPLMAKSVEDTLFFRQNMDLALNEVGAEPLARTFSIHRFHSEMQTRLERQPDAISSTSTHDTKRGEDARARLYTLTEAPGLWAECVDRWRQINQHKVTLLDDGPAPRASGSWMLYQALAGVWPPTLQPDDEAGLKALEARFVVFVEKALREAKLRTDWGDSNEVYENAVLEYARHLLSPDNQAFLQDFTRSLQPFIRAGLINSLTQAVVKLTAPGVPDIYQGSETLNFSLVDPDNRREPDFDELARLLTEDEQFSSPTDAGWRSGQLKLHVTARLLHLRQQKPQLFREGAYLPLDATGKREENVLAFARADDRDALIVIAPRLAFDEHDDSLVHIARWTDTYILLPESLAGHRYRDVFSGEMVTENDRINLATFEGGACVVLVKESA
- the treZ gene encoding malto-oligosyltrehalose trehalohydrolase; protein product: MEFRSFPDSWGAEYVAPDTVRFRLWATAHDTLALRLAGQDRAMTPVGDGWFEYQASGIAPGTEYAFVLSDGTVIPDPASRAQTAGVNGPSQVVDPTQYRWQHEAWAGRLWEETVVYELHIGTFTPEGTFRSAITKLAGLAALGITMIEVMPVSQFAGDRGWGYDGVLLYAPHSAYGTPDDFRAFIDAAHGHGLSVVLDIVLNHFGPEGNYLPLLSPDFFDKERVTPWGAGIAYDVDAVRRYIADAPLYWLTQFNLDGLRFDAIDQIEDRNEPHILLEIAERIRADIPQRAVHLTTEDCRNVIFLHPREKDGSAPLFTGEWNDDFHNAAHVLATGETHAYYQDFAEAPEKHLARILTEGFAWQGEISPHSGEPRGVKSAGQPPVAFVDFIQNHDQVGNRAQGERLIELAGAEKTQILLATLLLSPHIPLLFMGEEYGETHPFLFFTDFHGDLARAVREGRAREFEGHAGHEEGAVPDPNAESTFMSSKLDWQKTTSAEGARWLALTKTLLALRHQYIVPLLASAGGHAGRVIATAEGFLAVSWTFPRGTLSIAFNFGKAIQPLPDLPGKTLFALPDGAEALAQNTLIVRLAQGETV